In Cervus canadensis isolate Bull #8, Minnesota chromosome 6, ASM1932006v1, whole genome shotgun sequence, one DNA window encodes the following:
- the SEMA6D gene encoding semaphorin-6D isoform X3 — MRFFLPCAYMLLLLISQLRAVSFPEDDEPLNTVDYHYSRQYPVFRGRPSGNESQHRLDFQLMLKIRDTLYIAGRDQVYTVNLNEIPKTEVIPNKKLTWRSRQQDRENCAMKGKHKDECHNFIKVFVPRNDEMVFVCGTNAFNPMCRYYKLNTLEYDGEEISGLARCPFDARQTNVALFADGKLYSATVADFLASDAVIYRSMGDGSALRTIKYDSKWIKEPHFLHAIEYGNYVYFFFREIAVEHNNLGKAVYSRVARICKNDMGGSQRVLEKHWTSFLKARLNCSVPGDSFFYFDVLQSITDIIQINGIPTVVGVFTTQLNSIPGSAVCAFSMDDIEKVFKGRFKEQKTPDSVWTAVPEDKVPKPRPGCCAKHGLAEAYKTSIDFPDETLSFIKSHPLMDSAVPPIADEPWFTKTRIRYRLTAVAVDHSAGPHQNYTVIFVGSEAGVVLKVLAKTSPFSLNDSVLLEEIEAYNHAKCNAENEEDRKVISLQLDKDHHALYVAFSSCVIRIPLSRCERYGSCKKSCIASRDPYCGWLSQGACGRVSPAMLAGGFEQDTEYGNTAHLGDCHEILPTSTTPDYKIFGGPTSDMEVSSSSVTTMASIPEITPKVIDTWRPKLTSSRKFVVQDDPNTSDFTDPFSGIPKGVRWEVQSGESNQMVHMNVLITCVFAAFVLGAFIAGVAVYCYRDMFVRKNRKIHKDAESAQSCTDSSGSFAKLNGLFDSPVKEYQQNIDSPKLYSNLLTSRKELPPNGDTKSMVMDHRGQPPELAALPTPESTPVLHQKTLQAMKSHSEKAHGHGASRKETPQFFPSSPPPHSPLSHGHIPSAIVLPNATHDYNTSFSNSNAHKAEKKLQNIDHPLTKSSSKRDHRRSVDSRNTLNDLLKHLNDPNSNPKAIMGDIQMAHQTLMLDPVGPMSEVPPKVPNREASLYSPPSTLPRNSPTKRVDVPTTPGVPMTSLERQRGYHKNSSQRHSISAMPKNLSSPNGVLLSRQPSMNRGGYMPTPAGAKVDYIQGAPVSVHLQPSLSRQSSYTSNGTLPRTGLKRTPSLKPDVPPKPSFVPQTTSVRPLNKYTY, encoded by the exons ATGAGGTTCTTCCTGCCTTGTGCCTACATGCTGCTGCTCCTGATTTCCCAGTTGAGGGCAGTCAGCTTTCCTGAAGATGATGAACCCCTTAATACTGTGGACTATCACT ATTCAAGGCAATATCCGGTTTTTAGAGGACGCCCTTCAGGCAATGAATCACAGCACAGGCTGGACTTTCAGCTGATGTTGAAAATTCGAGACACACTTTATATTGCTGGCAG GGATCAAGTTTATACAGTAAACTTAAATGAAATCCCCAAAACAGAAGTAATACCAAACAAG AAACTGACATGGCGGTCAAGACAACAGGATCGAGAAAACTGTGCTATGAAAGGGAAGCATAAA GATGAATGCCACAACTTTATTAAAGTATTTGTTCCAAGAAACGATGAGATGGTTTTTGTTTGTGGCACCAATGCATTTAATCCCATGTGTAGATACTATAAG ttgAATACCTTAGAGTATGATGGAGAAGAAATTAGTGGCCTGGCAAGATGCCCATTTGATGCCAGACAAACTAATGTTGCCCTTTTTGCTG ATGGGAAGCTGTATTCTGCCACTGTGGCTGACTTCTTGGCCAGTGATGCTGTGATTTATCGAAGCATGGGTGATGGATCTGCTCTTCGTACGATTAAATATGATTCCAAATGGATCAAAG agCCACACTTCCTGCATGCCATAGAATATGGAAACTACgtctatttcttctttagagaaattgCTGTAGAACATAATAACTTAGGCAAG GCTGTCTATTCCCGTGTGGCCCGCATATGTAAAAACGACATGGGTGGCTCCCAGCGGGTCCTGGAGAAACACTGGACTTCGTTTCTGAAGGCTCGGCTTAACTGTTCCGTCCCTGGAGATTCCTTTTTCTACTTTGATGTTCTGCAGTCTATTACAGACATAATACAAATCAATGGCATTCCCACGGTGGTAGGGGTGTTTACCACACAGCTCAACAG CATTCCTGGTTCTGCAGTCTGTGCGTTTAGCATGGATGACATTGAAAAAGTATTCAAAGGACGgtttaaagaacagaaaactcCAGATTCCGTTTGGACAGCGGTCCCTGAAGACAAAGTACCAAAGCCAAG GCCTGGCTGTTGTGCAAAGCACGGTCTTGCCGAAGCTTATAAAACCTCCATCGATTTCCCGGATGAAACCCTGTCATTCATCAAATCCCACCCCCTGATGGACTCGGCCGTCCCACCCATCGCCGACGAGCCGTGGTTCACAAAGACTCGGATCAG GTACAGACTGACGGCCGTCGCCGTGGACCATTCTGCCGGACCCCACCAGAACTACACAGTCATCTTTGTTGGCTCAGAAGCTGGCGTGGTGCTTAAAGTTTTGGCGAAGACCAGCCCTTTCTCTTTGAATGACAGCGTGTTACTGGAAGAGATTGAAGCGTACAACCATGCAAA GTGCAATGCTGAAAATGAAGAGGACAGAAAGGTCATCTCATTACAGTTGGATAAAGACCATCATGCTTTATATGTGGCGTTCTCTAGCTGCGTTATCCGCATTCCCCTCAGTCGCTGTGAGCGTTATGGATCATGTAAAAA GTCTTGTATTGCATCTCGAGACCCATACTGTGGCTGGTTAAGCCAAGGGGCCTGTGGTCGAGTGAGCCCAGCGATGCT CGCTGGAGGATTTGAACAGGACACAGAATATGGCAACACGGCCCATCTAGGGGACTGCCACG aAATTTTGCCTACTTCAACTACACCAGATTACAAAATATTTGGCGGTCCAACATCTG ACATGGAGGTATCTTCATCTTCTGTTACCACAATGGCAAGTATCCCAGAAATTACACCTAAAGTGATTGATACCTGGAGACCTAAACTGACCAGCTCCCGGAAATTTGTAGTTCAAGATGACCCAAACACTTCTGATTTTACTGATCCTTTTTCAGGTATCCCAAAGG GTGTACGATGGGAAGTCCAGTCTGGAGAGTCCAACCAGATGGTCCACATGAATGTCCTCATCACCTGTGTCTTTGCAGCTTTTGTCTTGGGTGCATTCATTGCAGGTGTGGCAGTCTACTGTTACCGTGACATGTTTGTTCGGAAAAACAGAAAGATCCATAAAGATGCAGAATCTGCCCAGTCATGCACAGACTCCAGTGGAAGTTTTGCCAAGCTGAATGGTCTCTTTGACAGCCCAGTCAAGGAATATCAACAGAATATTGATTCTCCCAAATTATATAGTAACCTGCTAACCAGTCGGAAAGAGCTGCCACCCAATGGAGATACAAAATCCATGGTCATGGACCATCGAGGCCAACCTCCAGAGCTGGCTGCTCTCCCCACACCTGAGTCTACACCCGTGCTTCACCAGAAGACCCTGCAGGCCATGAAGAGCCACTCAGAAAAGGCCCATGGCCATGGAGCTTCGAGGAAAGAAACCCCTCAGTTCTTTCCTTCTAGTCCTCCACCACATTCCCCACTAAGTCATGGGCATATCCCCAGTGCCATTGTTCTTCCTAATGCTACCCATGACTACAACACTTCTTTCTCAAACTCCAATGCTCACAAAGCTGAAAAGAAGCTTCAAAACATTGACCACCCTCTTACAAAGTCATCCAGTAAAAGAGATCACCGGCGTTCTGTGGATTCCAGAAATACCCTCAATGATCTCCTGAAGCATCTAAATGACCCAAATAGTAACCCCAAAGCCATCATGGGAGACATCCAGATGGCCCACCAGACCCTAATGCTGGACCCCGTGGGACCTATGTCTGAGGTCCCGCCCAAGGTCCCTAATCGCGAAGCATCTCTCTACTCTCCTCCCTCAACTCTTCCCAGAAATAGCCCAACCAAGCGAGTGGATGTTCCCACCACTCCTGGAGTTCCGATGACTTCTTTGGAAAGACAGAGGGGTTATCATAAAAATTCCTCCCAGAGGCACTCTATATCGGCTATGCCTAAAAACTTAAGTTCACCAAATGGTGTTTTGTTATCTAGACAGCCTAGTATGAACCGTGGGGGGTACATGCCCACCCCTGCAGGGGCAAAGGTGGACTATATTCAGGGAGCACCAGTGAGTGTTCACCTACAGCCTTCCCTCTCCAGACAGAGCAGCTACACCAGTAATGGCACCCTTCCCCGGACGGGACTAAAGAGGACACCGTCCTTAAAACCTGACGTGCCACCAAAGCCTTCATTTGTTCCTCAAACCACCTCTGTCAGACCACTGAACAAATACACTTACTAG
- the SEMA6D gene encoding semaphorin-6D isoform X5, with translation MRFFLPCAYMLLLLISQLRAVSFPEDDEPLNTVDYHYSRQYPVFRGRPSGNESQHRLDFQLMLKIRDTLYIAGRDQVYTVNLNEIPKTEVIPNKKLTWRSRQQDRENCAMKGKHKDECHNFIKVFVPRNDEMVFVCGTNAFNPMCRYYKLNTLEYDGEEISGLARCPFDARQTNVALFADGKLYSATVADFLASDAVIYRSMGDGSALRTIKYDSKWIKEPHFLHAIEYGNYVYFFFREIAVEHNNLGKAVYSRVARICKNDMGGSQRVLEKHWTSFLKARLNCSVPGDSFFYFDVLQSITDIIQINGIPTVVGVFTTQLNSIPGSAVCAFSMDDIEKVFKGRFKEQKTPDSVWTAVPEDKVPKPRPGCCAKHGLAEAYKTSIDFPDETLSFIKSHPLMDSAVPPIADEPWFTKTRIRYRLTAVAVDHSAGPHQNYTVIFVGSEAGVVLKVLAKTSPFSLNDSVLLEEIEAYNHAKCNAENEEDRKVISLQLDKDHHALYVAFSSCVIRIPLSRCERYGSCKKSCIASRDPYCGWLSQGACGRVSPAMLAGGFEQDTEYGNTAHLGDCHDMEVSSSSVTTMASIPEITPKVIDTWRPKLTSSRKFVVQDDPNTSDFTDPFSGIPKGVRWEVQSGESNQMVHMNVLITCVFAAFVLGAFIAGVAVYCYRDMFVRKNRKIHKDAESAQSCTDSSGSFAKLNGLFDSPVKEYQQNIDSPKLYSNLLTSRKELPPNGDTKSMVMDHRGQPPELAALPTPESTPVLHQKTLQAMKSHSEKAHGHGASRKETPQFFPSSPPPHSPLSHGHIPSAIVLPNATHDYNTSFSNSNAHKAEKKLQNIDHPLTKSSSKRDHRRSVDSRNTLNDLLKHLNDPNSNPKAIMGDIQMAHQTLMLDPVGPMSEVPPKVPNREASLYSPPSTLPRNSPTKRVDVPTTPGVPMTSLERQRGYHKNSSQRHSISAMPKNLSSPNGVLLSRQPSMNRGGYMPTPAGAKVDYIQGAPVSVHLQPSLSRQSSYTSNGTLPRTGLKRTPSLKPDVPPKPSFVPQTTSVRPLNKYTY, from the exons ATGAGGTTCTTCCTGCCTTGTGCCTACATGCTGCTGCTCCTGATTTCCCAGTTGAGGGCAGTCAGCTTTCCTGAAGATGATGAACCCCTTAATACTGTGGACTATCACT ATTCAAGGCAATATCCGGTTTTTAGAGGACGCCCTTCAGGCAATGAATCACAGCACAGGCTGGACTTTCAGCTGATGTTGAAAATTCGAGACACACTTTATATTGCTGGCAG GGATCAAGTTTATACAGTAAACTTAAATGAAATCCCCAAAACAGAAGTAATACCAAACAAG AAACTGACATGGCGGTCAAGACAACAGGATCGAGAAAACTGTGCTATGAAAGGGAAGCATAAA GATGAATGCCACAACTTTATTAAAGTATTTGTTCCAAGAAACGATGAGATGGTTTTTGTTTGTGGCACCAATGCATTTAATCCCATGTGTAGATACTATAAG ttgAATACCTTAGAGTATGATGGAGAAGAAATTAGTGGCCTGGCAAGATGCCCATTTGATGCCAGACAAACTAATGTTGCCCTTTTTGCTG ATGGGAAGCTGTATTCTGCCACTGTGGCTGACTTCTTGGCCAGTGATGCTGTGATTTATCGAAGCATGGGTGATGGATCTGCTCTTCGTACGATTAAATATGATTCCAAATGGATCAAAG agCCACACTTCCTGCATGCCATAGAATATGGAAACTACgtctatttcttctttagagaaattgCTGTAGAACATAATAACTTAGGCAAG GCTGTCTATTCCCGTGTGGCCCGCATATGTAAAAACGACATGGGTGGCTCCCAGCGGGTCCTGGAGAAACACTGGACTTCGTTTCTGAAGGCTCGGCTTAACTGTTCCGTCCCTGGAGATTCCTTTTTCTACTTTGATGTTCTGCAGTCTATTACAGACATAATACAAATCAATGGCATTCCCACGGTGGTAGGGGTGTTTACCACACAGCTCAACAG CATTCCTGGTTCTGCAGTCTGTGCGTTTAGCATGGATGACATTGAAAAAGTATTCAAAGGACGgtttaaagaacagaaaactcCAGATTCCGTTTGGACAGCGGTCCCTGAAGACAAAGTACCAAAGCCAAG GCCTGGCTGTTGTGCAAAGCACGGTCTTGCCGAAGCTTATAAAACCTCCATCGATTTCCCGGATGAAACCCTGTCATTCATCAAATCCCACCCCCTGATGGACTCGGCCGTCCCACCCATCGCCGACGAGCCGTGGTTCACAAAGACTCGGATCAG GTACAGACTGACGGCCGTCGCCGTGGACCATTCTGCCGGACCCCACCAGAACTACACAGTCATCTTTGTTGGCTCAGAAGCTGGCGTGGTGCTTAAAGTTTTGGCGAAGACCAGCCCTTTCTCTTTGAATGACAGCGTGTTACTGGAAGAGATTGAAGCGTACAACCATGCAAA GTGCAATGCTGAAAATGAAGAGGACAGAAAGGTCATCTCATTACAGTTGGATAAAGACCATCATGCTTTATATGTGGCGTTCTCTAGCTGCGTTATCCGCATTCCCCTCAGTCGCTGTGAGCGTTATGGATCATGTAAAAA GTCTTGTATTGCATCTCGAGACCCATACTGTGGCTGGTTAAGCCAAGGGGCCTGTGGTCGAGTGAGCCCAGCGATGCT CGCTGGAGGATTTGAACAGGACACAGAATATGGCAACACGGCCCATCTAGGGGACTGCCACG ACATGGAGGTATCTTCATCTTCTGTTACCACAATGGCAAGTATCCCAGAAATTACACCTAAAGTGATTGATACCTGGAGACCTAAACTGACCAGCTCCCGGAAATTTGTAGTTCAAGATGACCCAAACACTTCTGATTTTACTGATCCTTTTTCAGGTATCCCAAAGG GTGTACGATGGGAAGTCCAGTCTGGAGAGTCCAACCAGATGGTCCACATGAATGTCCTCATCACCTGTGTCTTTGCAGCTTTTGTCTTGGGTGCATTCATTGCAGGTGTGGCAGTCTACTGTTACCGTGACATGTTTGTTCGGAAAAACAGAAAGATCCATAAAGATGCAGAATCTGCCCAGTCATGCACAGACTCCAGTGGAAGTTTTGCCAAGCTGAATGGTCTCTTTGACAGCCCAGTCAAGGAATATCAACAGAATATTGATTCTCCCAAATTATATAGTAACCTGCTAACCAGTCGGAAAGAGCTGCCACCCAATGGAGATACAAAATCCATGGTCATGGACCATCGAGGCCAACCTCCAGAGCTGGCTGCTCTCCCCACACCTGAGTCTACACCCGTGCTTCACCAGAAGACCCTGCAGGCCATGAAGAGCCACTCAGAAAAGGCCCATGGCCATGGAGCTTCGAGGAAAGAAACCCCTCAGTTCTTTCCTTCTAGTCCTCCACCACATTCCCCACTAAGTCATGGGCATATCCCCAGTGCCATTGTTCTTCCTAATGCTACCCATGACTACAACACTTCTTTCTCAAACTCCAATGCTCACAAAGCTGAAAAGAAGCTTCAAAACATTGACCACCCTCTTACAAAGTCATCCAGTAAAAGAGATCACCGGCGTTCTGTGGATTCCAGAAATACCCTCAATGATCTCCTGAAGCATCTAAATGACCCAAATAGTAACCCCAAAGCCATCATGGGAGACATCCAGATGGCCCACCAGACCCTAATGCTGGACCCCGTGGGACCTATGTCTGAGGTCCCGCCCAAGGTCCCTAATCGCGAAGCATCTCTCTACTCTCCTCCCTCAACTCTTCCCAGAAATAGCCCAACCAAGCGAGTGGATGTTCCCACCACTCCTGGAGTTCCGATGACTTCTTTGGAAAGACAGAGGGGTTATCATAAAAATTCCTCCCAGAGGCACTCTATATCGGCTATGCCTAAAAACTTAAGTTCACCAAATGGTGTTTTGTTATCTAGACAGCCTAGTATGAACCGTGGGGGGTACATGCCCACCCCTGCAGGGGCAAAGGTGGACTATATTCAGGGAGCACCAGTGAGTGTTCACCTACAGCCTTCCCTCTCCAGACAGAGCAGCTACACCAGTAATGGCACCCTTCCCCGGACGGGACTAAAGAGGACACCGTCCTTAAAACCTGACGTGCCACCAAAGCCTTCATTTGTTCCTCAAACCACCTCTGTCAGACCACTGAACAAATACACTTACTAG
- the SEMA6D gene encoding semaphorin-6D isoform X8, translating into MRFFLPCAYMLLLLISQLRAVSFPEDDEPLNTVDYHYSRQYPVFRGRPSGNESQHRLDFQLMLKIRDTLYIAGRDQVYTVNLNEIPKTEVIPNKKLTWRSRQQDRENCAMKGKHKDECHNFIKVFVPRNDEMVFVCGTNAFNPMCRYYKLNTLEYDGEEISGLARCPFDARQTNVALFADGKLYSATVADFLASDAVIYRSMGDGSALRTIKYDSKWIKEPHFLHAIEYGNYVYFFFREIAVEHNNLGKAVYSRVARICKNDMGGSQRVLEKHWTSFLKARLNCSVPGDSFFYFDVLQSITDIIQINGIPTVVGVFTTQLNSIPGSAVCAFSMDDIEKVFKGRFKEQKTPDSVWTAVPEDKVPKPRPGCCAKHGLAEAYKTSIDFPDETLSFIKSHPLMDSAVPPIADEPWFTKTRIRYRLTAVAVDHSAGPHQNYTVIFVGSEAGVVLKVLAKTSPFSLNDSVLLEEIEAYNHAKCNAENEEDRKVISLQLDKDHHALYVAFSSCVIRIPLSRCERYGSCKKSCIASRDPYCGWLSQGACGRVSPAMLLLTEDFFAFHNHSAGGFEQDTEYGNTAHLGDCHGVRWEVQSGESNQMVHMNVLITCVFAAFVLGAFIAGVAVYCYRDMFVRKNRKIHKDAESAQSCTDSSGSFAKLNGLFDSPVKEYQQNIDSPKLYSNLLTSRKELPPNGDTKSMVMDHRGQPPELAALPTPESTPVLHQKTLQAMKSHSEKAHGHGASRKETPQFFPSSPPPHSPLSHGHIPSAIVLPNATHDYNTSFSNSNAHKAEKKLQNIDHPLTKSSSKRDHRRSVDSRNTLNDLLKHLNDPNSNPKAIMGDIQMAHQTLMLDPVGPMSEVPPKVPNREASLYSPPSTLPRNSPTKRVDVPTTPGVPMTSLERQRGYHKNSSQRHSISAMPKNLSSPNGVLLSRQPSMNRGGYMPTPAGAKVDYIQGAPVSVHLQPSLSRQSSYTSNGTLPRTGLKRTPSLKPDVPPKPSFVPQTTSVRPLNKYTY; encoded by the exons ATGAGGTTCTTCCTGCCTTGTGCCTACATGCTGCTGCTCCTGATTTCCCAGTTGAGGGCAGTCAGCTTTCCTGAAGATGATGAACCCCTTAATACTGTGGACTATCACT ATTCAAGGCAATATCCGGTTTTTAGAGGACGCCCTTCAGGCAATGAATCACAGCACAGGCTGGACTTTCAGCTGATGTTGAAAATTCGAGACACACTTTATATTGCTGGCAG GGATCAAGTTTATACAGTAAACTTAAATGAAATCCCCAAAACAGAAGTAATACCAAACAAG AAACTGACATGGCGGTCAAGACAACAGGATCGAGAAAACTGTGCTATGAAAGGGAAGCATAAA GATGAATGCCACAACTTTATTAAAGTATTTGTTCCAAGAAACGATGAGATGGTTTTTGTTTGTGGCACCAATGCATTTAATCCCATGTGTAGATACTATAAG ttgAATACCTTAGAGTATGATGGAGAAGAAATTAGTGGCCTGGCAAGATGCCCATTTGATGCCAGACAAACTAATGTTGCCCTTTTTGCTG ATGGGAAGCTGTATTCTGCCACTGTGGCTGACTTCTTGGCCAGTGATGCTGTGATTTATCGAAGCATGGGTGATGGATCTGCTCTTCGTACGATTAAATATGATTCCAAATGGATCAAAG agCCACACTTCCTGCATGCCATAGAATATGGAAACTACgtctatttcttctttagagaaattgCTGTAGAACATAATAACTTAGGCAAG GCTGTCTATTCCCGTGTGGCCCGCATATGTAAAAACGACATGGGTGGCTCCCAGCGGGTCCTGGAGAAACACTGGACTTCGTTTCTGAAGGCTCGGCTTAACTGTTCCGTCCCTGGAGATTCCTTTTTCTACTTTGATGTTCTGCAGTCTATTACAGACATAATACAAATCAATGGCATTCCCACGGTGGTAGGGGTGTTTACCACACAGCTCAACAG CATTCCTGGTTCTGCAGTCTGTGCGTTTAGCATGGATGACATTGAAAAAGTATTCAAAGGACGgtttaaagaacagaaaactcCAGATTCCGTTTGGACAGCGGTCCCTGAAGACAAAGTACCAAAGCCAAG GCCTGGCTGTTGTGCAAAGCACGGTCTTGCCGAAGCTTATAAAACCTCCATCGATTTCCCGGATGAAACCCTGTCATTCATCAAATCCCACCCCCTGATGGACTCGGCCGTCCCACCCATCGCCGACGAGCCGTGGTTCACAAAGACTCGGATCAG GTACAGACTGACGGCCGTCGCCGTGGACCATTCTGCCGGACCCCACCAGAACTACACAGTCATCTTTGTTGGCTCAGAAGCTGGCGTGGTGCTTAAAGTTTTGGCGAAGACCAGCCCTTTCTCTTTGAATGACAGCGTGTTACTGGAAGAGATTGAAGCGTACAACCATGCAAA GTGCAATGCTGAAAATGAAGAGGACAGAAAGGTCATCTCATTACAGTTGGATAAAGACCATCATGCTTTATATGTGGCGTTCTCTAGCTGCGTTATCCGCATTCCCCTCAGTCGCTGTGAGCGTTATGGATCATGTAAAAA GTCTTGTATTGCATCTCGAGACCCATACTGTGGCTGGTTAAGCCAAGGGGCCTGTGGTCGAGTGAGCCCAGCGATGCT GCTGTTAACTGAAGACTTCTTTGCTTTCCATAACCACAGCGCTGGAGGATTTGAACAGGACACAGAATATGGCAACACGGCCCATCTAGGGGACTGCCACG GTGTACGATGGGAAGTCCAGTCTGGAGAGTCCAACCAGATGGTCCACATGAATGTCCTCATCACCTGTGTCTTTGCAGCTTTTGTCTTGGGTGCATTCATTGCAGGTGTGGCAGTCTACTGTTACCGTGACATGTTTGTTCGGAAAAACAGAAAGATCCATAAAGATGCAGAATCTGCCCAGTCATGCACAGACTCCAGTGGAAGTTTTGCCAAGCTGAATGGTCTCTTTGACAGCCCAGTCAAGGAATATCAACAGAATATTGATTCTCCCAAATTATATAGTAACCTGCTAACCAGTCGGAAAGAGCTGCCACCCAATGGAGATACAAAATCCATGGTCATGGACCATCGAGGCCAACCTCCAGAGCTGGCTGCTCTCCCCACACCTGAGTCTACACCCGTGCTTCACCAGAAGACCCTGCAGGCCATGAAGAGCCACTCAGAAAAGGCCCATGGCCATGGAGCTTCGAGGAAAGAAACCCCTCAGTTCTTTCCTTCTAGTCCTCCACCACATTCCCCACTAAGTCATGGGCATATCCCCAGTGCCATTGTTCTTCCTAATGCTACCCATGACTACAACACTTCTTTCTCAAACTCCAATGCTCACAAAGCTGAAAAGAAGCTTCAAAACATTGACCACCCTCTTACAAAGTCATCCAGTAAAAGAGATCACCGGCGTTCTGTGGATTCCAGAAATACCCTCAATGATCTCCTGAAGCATCTAAATGACCCAAATAGTAACCCCAAAGCCATCATGGGAGACATCCAGATGGCCCACCAGACCCTAATGCTGGACCCCGTGGGACCTATGTCTGAGGTCCCGCCCAAGGTCCCTAATCGCGAAGCATCTCTCTACTCTCCTCCCTCAACTCTTCCCAGAAATAGCCCAACCAAGCGAGTGGATGTTCCCACCACTCCTGGAGTTCCGATGACTTCTTTGGAAAGACAGAGGGGTTATCATAAAAATTCCTCCCAGAGGCACTCTATATCGGCTATGCCTAAAAACTTAAGTTCACCAAATGGTGTTTTGTTATCTAGACAGCCTAGTATGAACCGTGGGGGGTACATGCCCACCCCTGCAGGGGCAAAGGTGGACTATATTCAGGGAGCACCAGTGAGTGTTCACCTACAGCCTTCCCTCTCCAGACAGAGCAGCTACACCAGTAATGGCACCCTTCCCCGGACGGGACTAAAGAGGACACCGTCCTTAAAACCTGACGTGCCACCAAAGCCTTCATTTGTTCCTCAAACCACCTCTGTCAGACCACTGAACAAATACACTTACTAG